Genomic DNA from Candidatus Korarchaeota archaeon NZ13-K:
GACCCCCTTCTACCTTCTTCCTCACGTACTCCCTCACCAGAGCATCGAGCTCCTCCTCCTCAGGCAGCTCCAGGAGCTCATCCAGGTATATATTAAGCGTTATCCTCTTGCTCCTGATCGCATAAAGCTTGGCTGGCCTCCCCTTCCCCTTCCTCACCTCGACGATCCTTATCAACCCAGCCTCCTCCAGATCCCTGAGGTGAAGCGTGATCGCTGGCAGTGTGAGGCCGAACTCGTTAGCCAGGTCCGTCGCGGAGGCTGGACCCTCCAGCAGCCTCCTCAGTATCCTGAGCTTGCTCTCACTGTTCAAGGCATCCAGCATCTTCTTAGCCCTGTAAACTCTCATCCTCTCGTACAACTTCCCATCAACCCTTTCCCCTCAACAAGCTCAACTCCGCTGAGCTCGCATTTATCTCTATGAGCAGGGGGCGACCTCCCCTCCAGAGGAGGGCCTCCAAGCTGGAGCCCGAGAGGACCCTGCCGTCGTACCTGAGCGAGTAGCGCGCGCAATGCAGCATAACCCTTGGCTCGGAGTCCTCCGGAATCCTGAGCACTAGGGAGACAGAGCCAAGCCTCAAGCTAACCCTGGCCTCGCTCAGAGCTGTGAAATCACCGACTACGGTGCCCGAGTTCATGTATATAGATATGGACTTGAGATGGGTGCCGTTTAGGAGGACGCTCCCGTACCTCAGGCGTATCTCCAGGGAGCCCTCCCAACCATCGGGAACGTAGACCTGAAATCTCCCCGCGAGGCCGTCTATCCTCCCGTCACCCGAATAAGTCACTTGGAATCCCCTGACAACTGCGTAAGGATGGGACTCGTTTGTCCTCGAAAGCTCCACGCTCCCCACCTCCAGGGAGATGATCAAATCTCTCCCACCGTCTAGGCGGATGACCCTCCCCTCGGAGGATCCATAGCCAGCGTATCCCAATGGGATGAGCGATATGGAGAAGGAGAGGAACGTCAGGGCGAGCAGGAAGACGCCAAGTTTCTCCTCCATCATCCCACCTCCCTCCAGTAGTAGAGGGTCGTCAGCGATACAAGCATCAAGACCAGTCCCGGGAGGCCTAGGAGCGAGAGGAGGGCCAGCGAGGATGCTATCATGCAGAGGGGGATCAAAAGTGAGATGAGCAATGATTTAAGCGTGCTAGCTTCATAGATCAGCGAGATACCCTCTACTATCACGTAGGCTGACCATATCGATGCAAGGCAGAGGAACGCGAGGGATGTAAGGAGAAGCTCGTAGCTTATGAAGATGTAGGAGAGCCCCATGAGGAATGCTGTCAGGGACTGGGGGAGTATCGAGTAGGCCACCGCGCAAAGGGTTTCCTCCCATCTCCCCCTCGTGTATCCGAGGATCCTGGCGGTCACGTGAATCATAGTGACGTAGAGGATTAGCCAAGAAATGGAGAAGGCAACTCCTATCACCCCCGATATCTCGGGCAGCAAATCAAGGATTATCATTGAGGTCGCCGGAGGCCCCAGGAGGAGCCAGGACGCCTTGATCGGGAGGGAGGTCAGCGAGAAGCTCAGGGTTATGTATATCAGCAGGGGCAGTGATAGGGAGTGCCCCTCCACAATGTGCACGTAAAGAGCCTCCCTGGGGGAGATGAGCAGCTTACCAACCCTGTAGAGCATGTCCTCTAGCCCGTCCAACCCTCTCCTTCACCTTTTGTTAAGTAAGTTAAAGAACTCTTCTTAATAAGCTTGACCACTGCAACCCAGCGGGAGCGTCAACTTTTTAAATTGGGAGGGGTGAAGGAGCGAACTCCGCAGGAGGGATGGTGATGGCTCGCCAATTTCAGGTGAGGCCCCGCCAATGGGGCGTGGTGATGCCCCGCCAATATCGATGATAGAGCCCTCCCTCAGGGAGGCCCTCGTCCTCTTCGGTCTCTTCAAGCTGAGCCCCAGACAGAAGGCAGTGCTCACACTGACCCTCAAATATGAGAACAAGCTCTCAGCCAGTTCCATGGCCAAGATAGCGAATGAGGAACTCAAAATACCACTATCATCATTCTGGTTTGCCCTCAGAGACCTGAGAAGGCTGAAGTTGATAGAGTTCGGTGATGGAGATCCGATAAGATTGACCGAGGCCGGTAAGGTGATAGCGCAGGCCCTCAGCGGGGTGAGATGGTGGTGAAGAGGGTCGTGGTGAAGCTGGGGGGCTCGGTCCTCTCATCGCCAGAGGACTTCATAAGAGCGGCCGAGGTGGTCAAGCGGGACTTCGAAGCCGGAAACGAAATGGTCCTGGTGGTCTCAGCGATGAAGGGACAGACGGACAGCCTGATAGAGATGGCCAGGAGGGTGAGAGCGTCTGGGGAGATGCTCGATGCCGTGGCCGGGCTCGGTGAGGTGCTATCGGCCCGGCTGATGGCGGCGGCCCTGGAGTCGCTCGGAGTTCCCTCCGTCGCCGTGGACCCCTGCTCGCCTCTATGGCCGATTTACACGGATGGAAGCCACGGGGATGCCAATCCAGATATGCATATGACCTGCGGGGCTGTGATCTCAAACATAGCGCCTCTAATTGGGAAGAAGGTTCCCGTGATCTGCGGCTACATAGGCAGGACCAAGGAGGGTAAGCTCACCACTCTGGGGAGGGGCGGGAGCGATACGACGGCCGTCGTCCTAGCTAGCTGCCTGAAGGCCGATGAGGTGATCTTGGTTAAGGATTCTAAGGGGATAATGAGCGCCGACCCCAAGCTAATAGACAAGGCTGTGAGCATCAGCAAGCTGGACGCTGAGGAGGCCCTCGCCCTTTCCATGGGAGGAGCGAAGGTGCTGCACCATAAGGCGTTGCGTTACATGAGCCCGGCGCTGAGGATAAGGGTCGTCTCGATTGAGGAGGGGAGCTTCACCAGGGGTGGAACCATAGTTGAGGGTCACATCCCGGAGCTCAGGGTCGATGTTCACGATAGGCCCGTGTGCATGCTTACCCTCATCCTGAACGGAGATTACCCTGAGGTGAGGTTGGGAGGCCTCATCTCGGAGAGCAAGTTGGATAGGGCCATGATACTCTACTTGGACAGCTCTCCTGAGGAGGCCGTGAGGGAGCTTCATGATCTTGTCGAGAGAGGTGTCGTTAAGGCGATATCTGTCAAGAAGGATCTGGCCATGGTTAAGGTGTGGGGTGGGTCGATAGAGGAGATACCCGGGGTTATAAGCAAGGTGTCCGAGCCCTTGTCATCGATGGGGATTAACATATATGGGTTGCAGACCGTTCACAACAAGATAGCTATCTTCCTGGACTGGGATAAGAGAGAGCTAGCAGCCAGCGAGCTCAGATCCATCCTGGGGTGAGCGGCTTGAAGGTGGCTCTGCTGGGCGGCACGGGGGTCGTTGGCCAGAGGTTCGTTCAGATGCTCGAGCGGCACCCCTGGTTTGAGCTAACCACGATAACTGGGAGGACGAGCGTCGGTAAGAGGTATCGAGATGCGGTGAATTGGTTGCTCGGGGGAGATGTGCCCGATTACGTGAGGGATCTGACGATAGTGGAGACGGATCTGAGGAACCTGAAGGGGGTGGATCTCGTGTTCTCAGCCCTTCCATCAGGAGAGGCGGCCGAGATAGAGAGGGAGTTGATGAGCTCGGGGATACCGCTGGTCAGCAATGCCAGCTTCCTTAGGATGGATCCAATCGTTCCACTGGTCGTTCCTGAGGTTAACAGGGATCACCTCTCGCTGATAGAGGAGCAGGAGAGGAGGGGGTTGGGACCGGCTGCCGCGAGTCCGAACTGCACGACGACTATGATAGTCATACCCCTGAAGCCCCTTCATGAGAGGTACGGGATAAGGAGGATCGACATAGCAAGCTATCAGGCGGTATCCGGCGCTGGCTATCCGGGAGTTCCATCCTATGACATCATAGACAACCTGATACCCTTCATAAGCGGGGAGGAGGAGAAGGTGGAGAGGGAGTCCAAGAAGATACTGGGGAGGGTCGAGGGGAATTCCATCAGGCAGGCGGATTTCGACGTTCAAGCGACCTGCGTGAGGGTTCCCGTGAGGGATGGACATACAGTGGCCGTTCACGCAGAGTTCGAGGAGGAGGTGGAAGTGGATGAGGCCATCAGGATTCTGGAGAGCTTCGATCCCGGAGAGGGGATAAGAAGACTTCCTTCCTCACCGGAGAGGGTCATATTGGTGAGGAGGGAGGAGGACAGGCCCCAGCCCAGGTACGACAGGCTTAACGGAAACGGCATGAGTGTGACGGTCGGCAGGGTGAGGAGAGGTGCCAATGAGAGGAATCTGCTGTTCTTGACTCACGGTCATAACACGATAAGGGGCGCGGCTGGCGGCGCCATACTTTTGGCGGAGCTCATGCGCTCCGAGGGGATCATCTGATCCTGTCTCCCTTAATATTTTCCCCTCTCCACCAGATGGGTGTCCAGCATGCTGTTACCCGACAGGGCGATAAGGTCTTTGATAGAGGAGGGAAGGCTATCCATAATCCCGCTCTACGAGGACTCCATAAGGGAGAACGGGGTTGACATGAGGATAGGTCCGGAGATAGCCTTTCCCATAGTCAGGGGTGAGGTGATAGATCCGACGGAGGATGATCCCTCTCTCCACTTCACAGTGAGGAGGATACCCGAGGATGGGATAATAGTGCCGGGGAACACATCAATCCTCCTCGTCACGGAGGAGTACGTCAGGATGCCGGACGACGTGGCTGCCCTCTGCGGGCTGAGGAGCTCCATAGCGAGATGGGGCTTCATAGCGGCCCCCACACTAGTGGATGCCGGTTTCGAGGGACAGCTGACCATAGAGGTCATGTGGACCAGGCCGGCCCCAGTTAAGCTCTACAGGGGATTGAGGTTCCTTCACGTGGTTTTCTTCCGGACGGAGGGGAGGGTTGAGATACCCTATTCAGGAGCCTATCAGGGACAGAGAGGAGTTACCTTGCCCAAGAAACTGGAAAAACCGTAGCGCTATCGGACCCGGTCGGGGCCTCACGCGGTTCACTCTTTTTACCCCGCATAAATCGGCATGGTGAAGGGCTTCATGGAATTCACGACTGAGGGTAGCTCACCATACCCCTATTAGGTGGAAATGAAAAATAGATGATGATTTTTCCCGACCTTCAGAGTAGAAACGTGACTCAACAGTTCATAAATCGGTAGCTCCCTCTCTGGCTAGGAGCGGGATGAGGGTAACGAAGGTAATCAAAAGGGACGGTAGAATCGTTGAGTTCGATTCCTCAAGGATCAGGAGGGCAATCGAGAGGGCAATGAGGGAGGTCGGCAGCTACAATGAGGCTGTCTTGGATAAGGTTGTCAGATACGTGCTGGATGTGATAGAAAAGACGTTCACGGACGAGAGGCCTCCCCACGTCGAGGAGATACAGGACATAGTCGAGCTGGCCCTGATGAAGTACGACCTCTTCGAGGTCGCTAAGGCGTACATAGTCTACAGGAAGGAGAGGGAGAAGATAAGGAAGGAAAAGATGGCGATCCTAGGAAAGGACTACGTCGATGATATCGATAAGAGGCTCTCCCTCAATGCCATCAGGCTCTTGGCGACCAGGTATCTTCAGAAGGGCCCAGATGGAAGGTTCCTAGAGGATCCGAAGGGACTGTTCATCAGGATAGCATCTTTGATAGTGATACCTGACGTGCTCTACGACCCCAAGGTGTTCGACAAGGAGGGGAATCAGGAGATTCATCCCTATGAGGAGTTCGACCCAGAGGAGTGGGCCGGAAAGCTTGGATTGATGGGAGGGGATCCGGAGAATCACCTAGCTCCACCTTTCACTTGGAACAGTCATCATCTGGAGAGGATGAAGGCCCTCTACGACGAACTCAATTCCCAGCGTAAGATGAAGGTCAGCTGGTCGACCTTCCTCGAGATGCTGAGGAGGGGGGAGTTCGATCACCACTACGAGGACTTCCTCAACTACTACAGGCTGATGGTTGACCTGAAGTTCTTACCAAATTCACCGACGCTGTTCAACGCGGGCACGAGGCTGGGTCAGCTGTCAGCATGCTTCGTGCTTCCGATAGAGGACTCCATAGAATCC
This window encodes:
- a CDS encoding ArsR family transcriptional regulator — its product is MYERMRVYRAKKMLDALNSESKLRILRRLLEGPASATDLANEFGLTLPAITLHLRDLEEAGLIRIVEVRKGKGRPAKLYAIRSKRITLNIYLDELLELPEEEELDALVREYVRKKVEGGLGKVTIADVMETLSVSKTVAAAVVERIQADPSPLLEALGKRILGELGEARTAVELAKRLEVERYWISRALEVLRSKGLIEVRGGRVFRVEGGPSGGPDSGDDGDGEAMG
- a CDS encoding aspartate kinase, which codes for MVVKRVVVKLGGSVLSSPEDFIRAAEVVKRDFEAGNEMVLVVSAMKGQTDSLIEMARRVRASGEMLDAVAGLGEVLSARLMAAALESLGVPSVAVDPCSPLWPIYTDGSHGDANPDMHMTCGAVISNIAPLIGKKVPVICGYIGRTKEGKLTTLGRGGSDTTAVVLASCLKADEVILVKDSKGIMSADPKLIDKAVSISKLDAEEALALSMGGAKVLHHKALRYMSPALRIRVVSIEEGSFTRGGTIVEGHIPELRVDVHDRPVCMLTLILNGDYPEVRLGGLISESKLDRAMILYLDSSPEEAVRELHDLVERGVVKAISVKKDLAMVKVWGGSIEEIPGVISKVSEPLSSMGINIYGLQTVHNKIAIFLDWDKRELAASELRSILG
- the asd gene encoding aspartate-semialdehyde dehydrogenase, which produces MSGLKVALLGGTGVVGQRFVQMLERHPWFELTTITGRTSVGKRYRDAVNWLLGGDVPDYVRDLTIVETDLRNLKGVDLVFSALPSGEAAEIERELMSSGIPLVSNASFLRMDPIVPLVVPEVNRDHLSLIEEQERRGLGPAAASPNCTTTMIVIPLKPLHERYGIRRIDIASYQAVSGAGYPGVPSYDIIDNLIPFISGEEEKVERESKKILGRVEGNSIRQADFDVQATCVRVPVRDGHTVAVHAEFEEEVEVDEAIRILESFDPGEGIRRLPSSPERVILVRREEDRPQPRYDRLNGNGMSVTVGRVRRGANERNLLFLTHGHNTIRGAAGGAILLAELMRSEGII
- the dcd gene encoding dCTP deaminase — encoded protein: MLLPDRAIRSLIEEGRLSIIPLYEDSIRENGVDMRIGPEIAFPIVRGEVIDPTEDDPSLHFTVRRIPEDGIIVPGNTSILLVTEEYVRMPDDVAALCGLRSSIARWGFIAAPTLVDAGFEGQLTIEVMWTRPAPVKLYRGLRFLHVVFFRTEGRVEIPYSGAYQGQRGVTLPKKLEKP